One part of the Phragmites australis chromosome 3, lpPhrAust1.1, whole genome shotgun sequence genome encodes these proteins:
- the LOC133912882 gene encoding uncharacterized protein LOC133912882 isoform X3 — protein MAFFDLNKCLDEDHSGQGRSEVLQDFDLNRYPEEQIPHQDYTYQLVLRDFDLNLVPQQEIEVERPYQGSAASNGHIIKYSCKKELTNDQRKEVYKALALRSTKGKVSREIVKDIAASFLVSPRTVWHIWRRASQCFKQGENIDVTKKRYNCGRKDLLVDLSKMQDIPVSKRTTLDDLSRHLHVSKTKLWKLKQQGQIKRHSNTIKPLLKDENKKERLR, from the exons ATGGCTTTCTTTGACTTGAACAAATGCCTTGATGAAGATCACAGTGGGCAAGGAAGGAGCGAGGTTCTACAAGACTTTGATTTGAACAGATACCCTGAAGAACAAATACCCCACCAAGACTATACCTATCAACTGGTTCTGAGAGATTTCGATTTGAACCTCGTACCCCAACAGGAAATAGAGGTGGAGCGTCCCTACCAAGGTTCAGCAGCTTCCAATG GTCATATTATTAAATATTCTTGCAAGAAGGAACTCACTAATGATCAGCGGAAGGAAGTGTATAAAGCTCTTGCTTTGAGAAGTACAAAAGGAAAGGTATCACGGGAAATTGTCAAAGACATTGCAGCATCATTCTTAGTTAGTCCTCGAACAGTTTGGCACATTTGGCGGCGTGCAAGTCAATGTTTCAAGCAGGGTGAGAACATAGATGTCACTAAAAAGAGGTATAACTGTGGTCGTAAGGATCTCCTGGTTGATctaagcaagatgcaagatatCCCTGTTTCCAAGAGGACAACATTGGATGATCTGTCAAGACACTTGCATGTTAGCAAAACCAAACTTTGGAAGCTTAAACAGCAAGGTCAGATAAAGAGACACTCAAACACAATAAAGCCCTTGTTAAAGGATGAGAACAAGAAAGAAAGACTCAG ATGA
- the LOC133912882 gene encoding uncharacterized protein LOC133912882 isoform X1, whose translation MAFFDLNKCLDEDHSGQGRSEVLQDFDLNRYPEEQIPHQDYTYQLVLRDFDLNLVPQQEIEVERPYQGSAASNGHIIKYSCKKELTNDQRKEVYKALALRSTKGKVSREIVKDIAASFLVSPRTVWHIWRRASQCFKQGENIDVTKKRYNCGRKDLLVDLSKMQDIPVSKRTTLDDLSRHLHVSKTKLWKLKQQGQIKRHSNTIKPLLKDENKKERLRWCISMLDPSSINCDPIFKDFSDIVYIDEKWFYLTRKTERYYLLPDEEEPIRTCKSKNFIPKVMFLCAVARPRMASEGNCTFDGKIGCFPMVTYEVARRSSKNRVAGTLEMKPIMSITKEVMRSFIIEKVLPAIRAKWPSEDIGKPIYIQQDNARPHVDPGDPLFCEAAQQYGLNIQLVCQPPNSPDFNILDLGFFSAIQSIQYKKAARTVPELVAAVEQAFQEYSPILSNRMFSTLQLVMIEAMKVGGGNNYKIPHINKASLEREYNLPTQMKCDLNLVQEVCRKID comes from the exons ATGGCTTTCTTTGACTTGAACAAATGCCTTGATGAAGATCACAGTGGGCAAGGAAGGAGCGAGGTTCTACAAGACTTTGATTTGAACAGATACCCTGAAGAACAAATACCCCACCAAGACTATACCTATCAACTGGTTCTGAGAGATTTCGATTTGAACCTCGTACCCCAACAGGAAATAGAGGTGGAGCGTCCCTACCAAGGTTCAGCAGCTTCCAATG GTCATATTATTAAATATTCTTGCAAGAAGGAACTCACTAATGATCAGCGGAAGGAAGTGTATAAAGCTCTTGCTTTGAGAAGTACAAAAGGAAAGGTATCACGGGAAATTGTCAAAGACATTGCAGCATCATTCTTAGTTAGTCCTCGAACAGTTTGGCACATTTGGCGGCGTGCAAGTCAATGTTTCAAGCAGGGTGAGAACATAGATGTCACTAAAAAGAGGTATAACTGTGGTCGTAAGGATCTCCTGGTTGATctaagcaagatgcaagatatCCCTGTTTCCAAGAGGACAACATTGGATGATCTGTCAAGACACTTGCATGTTAGCAAAACCAAACTTTGGAAGCTTAAACAGCAAGGTCAGATAAAGAGACACTCAAACACAATAAAGCCCTTGTTAAAGGATGAGAACAAGAAAGAAAGACTCAGGTGGTGTATTTCCATGCTTGATCCAAGTAGCATAAATTGTGACCCAATTTTCAAGGACTTCTCTGATATTGTGTATATAGATGAAAAATGGTTTTATCTTACAAGGAAGACTGAGAGATATTATCTTCTTCCAGATGAAGAGGAGCCTATTCGGACATGTAAAAGTAAGAATTTCATCCCAAAGGTAATGTTCCTCTGTGCTGTTGCTCGTCCAAGGATGGCTAGTGAAGGAAATTGCACATTTGATGGGAAAATTGGGTGTTTTCCTATGGTTACATATGAAGTTGCTAGAAGGTCAAGTAAAAATCGGGTGGCGGGAACATTAGAGATGAAACCTATTATGTCAATTACGAAAGAAGTGATGCGGTCCTTTATTATTGAGAAAGTTCTCCCTGCAATTCGAGCAAAGTGGCCATCCGAGGACATTGGGAAACCAATATATATCCAACAAGATAATGCTCGCCCTCATGTTGATCCTGGTGATCCTTTATTTTGTGAAGCAGCACAACAATATGGACTCAATATTCAACTAGTTTGTCAACCGCCAAATTCGCCGGACTTTAATATCCTTGATTTGGGCTTCTTCTCTGCTATTCAGTCCATCCAATATAAAAAGGCTGCTAGAACAGTACCTGAGCTTGTTGCTGCTGTTGAACAGGCATTCCAAGAGTATTCGCCAATATTGTCAAATCGGATGTTCTCGACATTGCAGCTTGTCATGATAGAGGCGATGAAAGTAGGAGGCGGCAATAACTATAAGATCCCCCATATCAACAAAGCTTCATTAGAAAGAGAATACAACCTTCCAACCCAGATGAAGTGTGATCTCAATTTGGTTCAGGAGGTATGTAGGAAAATTGATTAA
- the LOC133912882 gene encoding uncharacterized protein LOC133912882 isoform X2 → MELTNDQRKEVYKALALRSTKGKVSREIVKDIAASFLVSPRTVWHIWRRASQCFKQGENIDVTKKRYNCGRKDLLVDLSKMQDIPVSKRTTLDDLSRHLHVSKTKLWKLKQQGQIKRHSNTIKPLLKDENKKERLRWCISMLDPSSINCDPIFKDFSDIVYIDEKWFYLTRKTERYYLLPDEEEPIRTCKSKNFIPKVMFLCAVARPRMASEGNCTFDGKIGCFPMVTYEVARRSSKNRVAGTLEMKPIMSITKEVMRSFIIEKVLPAIRAKWPSEDIGKPIYIQQDNARPHVDPGDPLFCEAAQQYGLNIQLVCQPPNSPDFNILDLGFFSAIQSIQYKKAARTVPELVAAVEQAFQEYSPILSNRMFSTLQLVMIEAMKVGGGNNYKIPHINKASLEREYNLPTQMKCDLNLVQEVCRKID, encoded by the exons ATG GAACTCACTAATGATCAGCGGAAGGAAGTGTATAAAGCTCTTGCTTTGAGAAGTACAAAAGGAAAGGTATCACGGGAAATTGTCAAAGACATTGCAGCATCATTCTTAGTTAGTCCTCGAACAGTTTGGCACATTTGGCGGCGTGCAAGTCAATGTTTCAAGCAGGGTGAGAACATAGATGTCACTAAAAAGAGGTATAACTGTGGTCGTAAGGATCTCCTGGTTGATctaagcaagatgcaagatatCCCTGTTTCCAAGAGGACAACATTGGATGATCTGTCAAGACACTTGCATGTTAGCAAAACCAAACTTTGGAAGCTTAAACAGCAAGGTCAGATAAAGAGACACTCAAACACAATAAAGCCCTTGTTAAAGGATGAGAACAAGAAAGAAAGACTCAGGTGGTGTATTTCCATGCTTGATCCAAGTAGCATAAATTGTGACCCAATTTTCAAGGACTTCTCTGATATTGTGTATATAGATGAAAAATGGTTTTATCTTACAAGGAAGACTGAGAGATATTATCTTCTTCCAGATGAAGAGGAGCCTATTCGGACATGTAAAAGTAAGAATTTCATCCCAAAGGTAATGTTCCTCTGTGCTGTTGCTCGTCCAAGGATGGCTAGTGAAGGAAATTGCACATTTGATGGGAAAATTGGGTGTTTTCCTATGGTTACATATGAAGTTGCTAGAAGGTCAAGTAAAAATCGGGTGGCGGGAACATTAGAGATGAAACCTATTATGTCAATTACGAAAGAAGTGATGCGGTCCTTTATTATTGAGAAAGTTCTCCCTGCAATTCGAGCAAAGTGGCCATCCGAGGACATTGGGAAACCAATATATATCCAACAAGATAATGCTCGCCCTCATGTTGATCCTGGTGATCCTTTATTTTGTGAAGCAGCACAACAATATGGACTCAATATTCAACTAGTTTGTCAACCGCCAAATTCGCCGGACTTTAATATCCTTGATTTGGGCTTCTTCTCTGCTATTCAGTCCATCCAATATAAAAAGGCTGCTAGAACAGTACCTGAGCTTGTTGCTGCTGTTGAACAGGCATTCCAAGAGTATTCGCCAATATTGTCAAATCGGATGTTCTCGACATTGCAGCTTGTCATGATAGAGGCGATGAAAGTAGGAGGCGGCAATAACTATAAGATCCCCCATATCAACAAAGCTTCATTAGAAAGAGAATACAACCTTCCAACCCAGATGAAGTGTGATCTCAATTTGGTTCAGGAGGTATGTAGGAAAATTGATTAA